One part of the Eucalyptus grandis isolate ANBG69807.140 chromosome 10, ASM1654582v1, whole genome shotgun sequence genome encodes these proteins:
- the LOC120288812 gene encoding AAA-ATPase At3g50940-like, protein MNQLGREVNLHHLAAFQTLAMDLELKKKILNDLDRFVRREYYTRIGKAWKRGLHSNAELRRLLVDATNQSILVVEDADCTTKLQDRSILEHPRTSGNWRVICSWMGHNPLLGKLLERINFLGCGTSHFHLSRDQSHELFNRIESASTTSKVTPAEVAKQLMKCDKLEATLGDMVSFLTNHNRKENEKVIKKKVRGLN, encoded by the exons ATGAATCAGCTTGGTCGAGAAG TGAACCTCCACCATCTGGCGGCATTCCAGACGCTGGCCATGGACCtagagctcaagaagaagatCCTCAACGATCTCGACAGGTTCGTGAGGAGGGAGTACTATACGAGAATTGGCAAGGCATGGAAAAGAGG GCTCCACAGCAATGCGGAGCTTAGGAGGCTGCTCGTCGACGCCACAAATCAGTCCATATTGGTGGTCGAGGACGCTGATTGCACCACTAAGTTGCAAGATAG GAGTATTTTAGAACACCCTAGGACTTCCGGAAACTGGAGAGTCATTTGTTCATGGATGGGTCACAACCCTTTACTTGGGAAACTTTTGGAGCGCATCAATTTCTTGGGTTGTGGCACTTCTCACTTCCATTTATCTCGGGATCAATCTCATGAGCTCTTCAACCGGATCGAGAGTGCGAGTACAACATCTAAGGTCACTCCAGCCGAAGTTGCGAAGCAATTGATGAAATGCGACAAACTAGAGGCCACTCTCGGGGACATGGTTTCCTTCCTCACGAATCacaataggaaagaaaatgaaaaagtgatcAAGAAGAAAGTTCGTGGTCTCAATTGA
- the LOC104422718 gene encoding LOW QUALITY PROTEIN: AAA-ATPase At3g50940 (The sequence of the model RefSeq protein was modified relative to this genomic sequence to represent the inferred CDS: substituted 2 bases at 2 genomic stop codons) encodes MATPAPDDFGNHIVVAKAALSATASVTATMMVVRSVVQPFLPRELRGFLFSGIRGFLSRFSNEMTMVIDEYDGINPNELFQAAQMFLPAKQFPSMVVRSVVRPFIPREFQDFLFDFLISRIRGFSSRFCNEMTMVIERHDGYAQNELFGAAQVFLAAKQSVSVRRVRVTKSTKETHSTAAIIDQNQMLVDTFHGVKLKWALVSRQVGSGNRVHQGPNSTVQHGDQYFELTFDKKHVEIVDKSYLPFVMDQAKSIKQGKKTLKLYTASSFSGPWSSVNLDHPATFQTLAMDLELKKKILDDLDMRVGKVWKRGYLLYEPPGTGKSSLVAAMANYLNFDIYDLELSGLRSNADLRRLLVTTANQSILVVEDIDCTIQLQDRNPRTRATSMNPMLMCYQQQDXVTLSGFLNFTDGLWSSCGNEXIIVFTTNHVEKLDPAILRPGRMDLHIPMSYCTPCGFRLLAYNYLRIDHHELFNQIESMITMARVTPTEVAEELMKCDESEIVLRDMVSFLTNHKRKENEEAI; translated from the exons ATGGCAACCCCAGCTCCGGACGACTTCGGGAACCACATCGTGGTGGCCAAGGCGGCGCTATCTGCCACAGCATCCGTGACGGCCACCATGATGGTCGTGCGGTCAGTGGTTCAGCCATTCCTCCCCCGTGAACTCCGGGGCTTCCTCTTCTCTGGGATCCGTGGCTTCCTGTCTCGCTTCTCCAACGAAATGACCATGGTCATTGACGAGTACGATGGGATCAACCCGAACGAGCTCTTCCAGGCGGCCCAAATGTTCTTGCCTGCCAAGCAATTCCCTTCAATGGTGGTGCGGTCGGTGGTTCGACCCTTCATCCCCCGCGAATTCCAGGACTTCCTCTTTGACTTCCTCATTTCCAGGATCCGCGGCTTCTCGTCTCGCTTCTGCAACGAAATGACTATGGTCATCGAACGGCACGACGGGTACGCCCAAAACGAGCTCTTTGGGGCGGCCCAGGTTTTCCTGGCCGCCAAGCAATCCGTTTCCGTACGGCGCGTGCGAGTGACCAAGTCCACGAAGGAGACCCACTCCACTGCGGCTATTATTGACCAGAATCAAATGCTCGTGGATACGTTTCACGGGGTCAAATTGAAGTGGGCTTTGGTGTCAAGACAAGTCGGCTCGGGCAACCGAGTTCATCAAGGCCCAAACTCAACGGTTCAACACGGAGATCAGTACTTTGAGCTCACTTTTGACAAGAAACATGTGGAGATCGTGGACAAATCCTATCTGCCTTTCGTCATGGACCAGGCCAAGTCCATAAAGCAGGGGAAGAAGACGTTGAAACTTTACACTGCAA GTTCATTCTCGGGCCCATGGTCCTCGGTGAACCTCGACCACCCGGCGACGTTCCAGACATTGGCCATGGACCtagagctcaagaagaagatCCTCGACGACCTCGACATGAGAGTTGGCAAGGTGTGGAAAAGAGGGTACCTATTGTACGAACCCCCTGGAACAGGAAAATCAAGCTTGGTCGCTGCGATGGCCAATTACTTGAACTTCGACATATACGACCTAGAACTGAGTGGGCTTCGGAGCAATGCGGACCTCAGGAGATTGCTCGTCACCACTGCGAATCAGTCCATATTGGTGGTCGAGGACATCGATTGCACCATTCAGTTGCAAGATAGGAATCCAAGAACACGAGCCACCAGCATGAATCCGATGTTGATGTGTTATCAACAACAAGATTAA GTGACGTTGTCCGGATTTCTCAACTTCACCGATGGGCTTTGGTCAAGCTGCGGCAATGAGTGAATCATAGTCTTCACGACAAACCATGTTGAGAAACTAGACCCGGCCATATTGCGCCCAGGGCGCATGGATTTGCACATTCCCATGTCCTATTGCACCCCTTGTGGGTTCAGGCTTCTAGCTTATAATTATCTCAGGATCGATCATCATGAGCTTTTCAACCAAATTGAGAGCATGATCACGATGGCTAGAGTCACTCCAACTGAAGTAGCGGAGGAGTTGATGAAGTGCGATGAATCGGAGATCGTCCTCAGGGACATGGTTTCCTTCCTCACCAATcacaagaggaaagaaaatgaagaagccATCTAG